The genomic stretch AATAAAAGGAAAAGATAGTTGGCAGGATATGTCGTATAATGCCCCAAAGGTTTGTTTATGAGCAGAGTAGCTGCAACTTGTCTAATAATAGAGCTAGTTTGAGGTGCTTACTTGTGCTTCTATGAAATTGGCAATGATAAAAGATTAATGAACATAACTTTTTAGAACTGATACCTTTTCAAAActtatggtttaaaaaaaaatgatttttcatAGATAAAATTAATAGAGGTCATATGCATTTCCAAAGGACATGCTTCTGAAGCTGATGTTGTTTGCCACAGGTGTTTGTCATGGTTGTGGATTTGTATCTACCACAAGAGACACCCTTTACAATCATCTGGTTACCAATCATATGGTATGCCAGCCAGGTTCAAAGAGTGACTCACACTCTCCAGGAGCAGGAGTGCCTGCCCTTCCTTCAACAGGTAAGGGAGAATTGTCCCCAATGTAGTTATTCTAGTTATTGTTAAATGGGAAATGTTTGCACTGCAATTGGTCAATTTTATGTAAAATTAAtgtaaaatagattttaaaattatGTCTTCATCTTTAAAGGAAAACCACTTGTAAAAACTGACAGTGTTTGTACATTCATTGCCAGCTGTATAGAATTAAATGTTTTGAGGTATTCTGTATAAAACTCCAAACAAACTGGTAAAGCATGTCCACATTGGGGTTATTTCCACCGAAACAAAGACTGAGCTGAAGTAGTAAAAGTATAGAAGCCTAAAAAAGGAGGGCTTGGAAGAACCTACCTAGGCAAGGTagaatggacagccagcatccTTTTCCAAGGGCAACAATGGCGtttaccagaggacatcttttcAAGGTGAGTGGTGGAAAGTTTAAGAGAGGccccagacattttttttttacacaaaatcGTACACACCTGGAATGCACAGCCAAagggggctggtacaataggggcatttaaaagacttgaataggcacatggatgtaagaaaaatagagggttatgggctgtgagatTGGGAAGGGTTAAATTGAAGATATggtggcacaatattgtgggctctGTTCTGTGCTCTAAAGCTACATTTTTCTATTTCTGTTTTCAATAATGTTTTTTTGTAATACCTTCATTGCAGCTGTGAAAGTCCCAAGTCCATTCCTGAGCTTTAAATGTAACCAGTGTGAGTACATTGGGGATTCTGAATCAAGTCTACAACAACATAATTCATTGCATGTTATTCAGGATGCATTTCAATGCATTCAATGCAATGAAAAGCTTAAAAATTCTGATGACCTGGTCAAGCACATGGAGATTCACCAAGGCAGTGAGCTGCAGCACAATATGGAGCAATCTAGGAGCACAGATGACAAAGGGTCTCCTTTGAATAGAGACAATCCTGAGGAACTTCATGTAACGGTGAAAGTCAAAGAGGAACCtctcaatctgaaatctgacattgATCGGACTGTGGAAGGTCAGACTGACCCCACCCATGACCGTTCCTCCAGCGTTTGGTCCCCAAAAAGCAACCTAATAGTAACAGTGAAGTCGGAGCATTCAAGTCCAACACCAGCCTCTAGCCCAGTCCAATCTGGAACTGGTTCAGTAATGTCTGATGGGACTGTTCTGATACCATACATGTTTAGCCATGAAGCGTCCTCATTTCCTCAAGCTTCAGAAATTTTAGCCAAAATGTCTGAGCTGGTCCACAGCAGACTGAAGCAAGGGGTTAACAATTATCCAATCCTTTATGCAGGAGCACCCATTCAAAAAGGAGCCACATGCTATGAATGTGACATTAACTTCAATAATATTAATAACTACTTAGTGCACAAACGACTATATTGCTCTAGTAGGCATCAACAGATAGATAACGCAGCCATTGATGAGGTTGGAAAGGACTCTACATCTATAAACAGAACTGAACAAGCATCTCATTGTCCAACTTCAGTCATGGAAAATCAGCACACTCCTTCCTCCTCACAGTCTGACTCGGAAAAAGATCTAAGGGTTCCACTGACAGAGAATAAAGCACGGGAAATCAAAACTGAGGAGAATATTATGAAGGACACTTCCTCTGAAGGAGAAAGTGTGAGTAGAGTTAGTGAAGGTAGTCGAAGTCCCAGCAATTCTGTTGAAGATTTGGATCTTGACCCTTCAAAAACTGTGTGTGAAGCTTGTAATATAAGATTTACCCGTCATGAAACCTACGTTGTGCACAAACGTTTATATTGTGCTTCGAGACATGACCCTCCGATTCGAAGGCCAAATGGGGGGAAAGTGGCCGTCCTTCAACAAACTGTACGTACACGTAAGCGTAGAAAGCTGTATGAGATTCATGGCTCAGGTCGTCAGCCACTTCCACCACCCTCTCCAAGTGAAGCGCCTGTACATAGTCCTTCCGCTAGCATTCTTAAAAATGCTGGGACATCTAACAACATAGAAACTTTGAAAATAAAACAGGAAACGCTCTTGATTTCTTCAAGGCCAACCGATTCTGTTCCCCTGTCAACAGGATATATGTTAACTACTCAGTCTAGTGCAACTTCATCACCAGGTTCAAGTTCGGATATTGATGGACCAATTGATCTGAGCAAAAAGCCTCGTTTACAGGAAGAACCATTAATTCCTGCTGCCCCTTTGCTTCCGGCTTTGCGTTTTTCAACAGATTATCATGAATGTACCTCCTGTAAAATTAGTTTTAACAGCGTGGAAAACTATCTTACTCACAAGAAGTATTACTGTTCTGCTACCACCTTTCAACACAATAAGGTGGATCACCTTGCCAGGGTAAAAATGCAGAGTCCTGGATCAACGAAAGCTAAGAAAAATCGGGTGGAAATTCCAGATCCTCAAATACAAACAGAGGAATTGAAGAAGAAAGAAACAAGCACTAAATTTATTCCAGAAAGTCCAAGCATAGTACATGCCTCCATGACCCCAAGCAACTCACCAGGAAAGTACCATTCCAATCCAGATGTTTTGCAAGTTGGGCCTCAATTCTCTTCTCATGTTAAGACCTTCTCAGCACCTAAGCGCACTCATTCGGCCATCTGTCCTTATTGCCCACTTAATGGCCCAATTGAAGGAGATCTTGTTGAGCATTTTAAGAATACTCATGATTTGCTGTTGGCCAAGCAGCTTCCACCTGGGTATACAATGGAAGGTGCAATGGAGGACATATTAGCACATGGTAAACTCATA from Narcine bancroftii isolate sNarBan1 chromosome 10, sNarBan1.hap1, whole genome shotgun sequence encodes the following:
- the zfpm1 gene encoding zinc finger protein ZFPM1 isoform X2 — protein: MSRRKQSNPRQIKQVPSQCCSRSSVDEMEKGEENLTDDNNMSERETVASNLNESADCDTSSSFYSEDQWLQDGPKTPEELEVKWPTDDHRNSEMWHLPDSLELHHLDGEVQVRPCHSLEKGLSWGPYEGSINSNNKNAQDSEKTPVAASLKLKEERCWLRQLKITVDEESANCTIYCKDDQIWCKTTKPITEGECLSAMLGPSEQTAQYPVLNLSVKTEPVEAAECSEQVATYPASLHPDIQLLPQQAGMAAILATAVVNKDIFPCKSCGIWYRSERNLQAHLMYYCASRQKSTSTPKEDKLKEALMYYCASRQKSTSTLKEDKLKEASLHERICPFPQCNKSCPSASSLEIHVRSHSGERPFLCLICLSAFTTKANCERHLKVHVDTANGVCHGCGFVSTTRDTLYNHLVTNHMVCQPGSKSDSHSPGAGVPALPSTAVKVPSPFLSFKCNQCEYIGDSESSLQQHNSLHVIQDAFQCIQCNEKLKNSDDLVKHMEIHQGSELQHNMEQSRSTDDKGSPLNRDNPEELHVTVKVKEEPLNLKSDIDRTVEGQTDPTHDRSSSVWSPKSNLIVTVKSEHSSPTPASSPVQSGTGSVMSDGTVLIPYMFSHEASSFPQASEILAKMSELVHSRLKQGVNNYPILYAGAPIQKGATCYECDINFNNINNYLVHKRLYCSSRHQQIDNAAIDEVGKDSTSINRTEQASHCPTSVMENQHTPSSSQSDSEKDLRVPLTENKAREIKTEENIMKDTSSEGESVSRVSEGSRSPSNSVEDLDLDPSKTVCEACNIRFTRHETYVVHKRLYCASRHDPPIRRPNGGKVAVLQQTVRTRKRRKLYEIHGSGRQPLPPPSPSEAPVHSPSASILKNAGTSNNIETLKIKQETLLISSRPTDSVPLSTGYMLTTQSSATSSPGSSSDIDGPIDLSKKPRLQEEPLIPAAPLLPALRFSTDYHECTSCKISFNSVENYLTHKKYYCSATTFQHNKVDHLARVKMQSPGSTKAKKNRVEIPDPQIQTEELKKKETSTKFIPESPSIVHASMTPSNSPGKYHSNPDVLQVGPQFSSHVKTFSAPKRTHSAICPYCPLNGPIEGDLVEHFKNTHDLLLAKQLPPGYTMEGAMEDILAHGKLITNSISESPQNSRVPALSPKAEAQIQKNFPNAKDQREFVSSQSSVESPLQISPKPLIMPTPNVALKISPVPDSPRDLGFKSLSPRNNVDKSVQTAMSLPSPVQNGNHRYCRLCNIKFSSLSTFIAHKKYYCSSHTAEHVK
- the zfpm1 gene encoding zinc finger protein ZFPM1 isoform X1, whose translation is MSRRKQSNPRQIKQREAKGSPFRDIEGPWILFDLRSEAGSVDEMEKGEENLTDDNNMSERETVASNLNESADCDTSSSFYSEDQWLQDGPKTPEELEVKWPTDDHRNSEMWHLPDSLELHHLDGEVQVRPCHSLEKGLSWGPYEGSINSNNKNAQDSEKTPVAASLKLKEERCWLRQLKITVDEESANCTIYCKDDQIWCKTTKPITEGECLSAMLGPSEQTAQYPVLNLSVKTEPVEAAECSEQVATYPASLHPDIQLLPQQAGMAAILATAVVNKDIFPCKSCGIWYRSERNLQAHLMYYCASRQKSTSTPKEDKLKEALMYYCASRQKSTSTLKEDKLKEASLHERICPFPQCNKSCPSASSLEIHVRSHSGERPFLCLICLSAFTTKANCERHLKVHVDTANGVCHGCGFVSTTRDTLYNHLVTNHMVCQPGSKSDSHSPGAGVPALPSTAVKVPSPFLSFKCNQCEYIGDSESSLQQHNSLHVIQDAFQCIQCNEKLKNSDDLVKHMEIHQGSELQHNMEQSRSTDDKGSPLNRDNPEELHVTVKVKEEPLNLKSDIDRTVEGQTDPTHDRSSSVWSPKSNLIVTVKSEHSSPTPASSPVQSGTGSVMSDGTVLIPYMFSHEASSFPQASEILAKMSELVHSRLKQGVNNYPILYAGAPIQKGATCYECDINFNNINNYLVHKRLYCSSRHQQIDNAAIDEVGKDSTSINRTEQASHCPTSVMENQHTPSSSQSDSEKDLRVPLTENKAREIKTEENIMKDTSSEGESVSRVSEGSRSPSNSVEDLDLDPSKTVCEACNIRFTRHETYVVHKRLYCASRHDPPIRRPNGGKVAVLQQTVRTRKRRKLYEIHGSGRQPLPPPSPSEAPVHSPSASILKNAGTSNNIETLKIKQETLLISSRPTDSVPLSTGYMLTTQSSATSSPGSSSDIDGPIDLSKKPRLQEEPLIPAAPLLPALRFSTDYHECTSCKISFNSVENYLTHKKYYCSATTFQHNKVDHLARVKMQSPGSTKAKKNRVEIPDPQIQTEELKKKETSTKFIPESPSIVHASMTPSNSPGKYHSNPDVLQVGPQFSSHVKTFSAPKRTHSAICPYCPLNGPIEGDLVEHFKNTHDLLLAKQLPPGYTMEGAMEDILAHGKLITNSISESPQNSRVPALSPKAEAQIQKNFPNAKDQREFVSSQSSVESPLQISPKPLIMPTPNVALKISPVPDSPRDLGFKSLSPRNNVDKSVQTAMSLPSPVQNGNHRYCRLCNIKFSSLSTFIAHKKYYCSSHTAEHVK
- the zfpm1 gene encoding zinc finger protein ZFPM1 isoform X7, which produces MEKGEENLTDDNNMSERETVASNLNESADCDTSSSFYSEDQWLQDGPKTPEELEVKWPTDDHRNSEMWHLPDSLELHHLDGEVQVRPCHSLEKGLSWGPYEGSINSNNKNAQDSEKTPVAASLKLKEERCWLRQLKITVDEESANCTIYCKDDQIWCKTTKPITEGECLSAMLGPSEQTAQYPVLNLSVKTEPVEAAECSEQVATYPASLHPDIQLLPQQAGMAAILATAVVNKDIFPCKSCGIWYRSERNLQAHLMYYCASRQKSTSTPKEDKLKEALMYYCASRQKSTSTLKEDKLKEASLHERICPFPQCNKSCPSASSLEIHVRSHSGERPFLCLICLSAFTTKANCERHLKVHVDTANGVCHGCGFVSTTRDTLYNHLVTNHMVCQPGSKSDSHSPGAGVPALPSTAVKVPSPFLSFKCNQCEYIGDSESSLQQHNSLHVIQDAFQCIQCNEKLKNSDDLVKHMEIHQGSELQHNMEQSRSTDDKGSPLNRDNPEELHVTVKVKEEPLNLKSDIDRTVEGQTDPTHDRSSSVWSPKSNLIVTVKSEHSSPTPASSPVQSGTGSVMSDGTVLIPYMFSHEASSFPQASEILAKMSELVHSRLKQGVNNYPILYAGAPIQKGATCYECDINFNNINNYLVHKRLYCSSRHQQIDNAAIDEVGKDSTSINRTEQASHCPTSVMENQHTPSSSQSDSEKDLRVPLTENKAREIKTEENIMKDTSSEGESVSRVSEGSRSPSNSVEDLDLDPSKTVCEACNIRFTRHETYVVHKRLYCASRHDPPIRRPNGGKVAVLQQTVRTRKRRKLYEIHGSGRQPLPPPSPSEAPVHSPSASILKNAGTSNNIETLKIKQETLLISSRPTDSVPLSTGYMLTTQSSATSSPGSSSDIDGPIDLSKKPRLQEEPLIPAAPLLPALRFSTDYHECTSCKISFNSVENYLTHKKYYCSATTFQHNKVDHLARVKMQSPGSTKAKKNRVEIPDPQIQTEELKKKETSTKFIPESPSIVHASMTPSNSPGKYHSNPDVLQVGPQFSSHVKTFSAPKRTHSAICPYCPLNGPIEGDLVEHFKNTHDLLLAKQLPPGYTMEGAMEDILAHGKLITNSISESPQNSRVPALSPKAEAQIQKNFPNAKDQREFVSSQSSVESPLQISPKPLIMPTPNVALKISPVPDSPRDLGFKSLSPRNNVDKSVQTAMSLPSPVQNGNHRYCRLCNIKFSSLSTFIAHKKYYCSSHTAEHVK
- the zfpm1 gene encoding zinc finger protein ZFPM1 isoform X6 gives rise to the protein MSRRKQSNPRQIKQREAKGSPFRDIEGPWILFDLRSEAGSVDEMEKGEENLTDDNNMSERETVASNLNESADCDTSSSFYSEDSLELHHLDGEVQVRPCHSLEKGLSWGPYEGSINSNNKNAQDSEKTPVAASLKLKEERCWLRQLKITVDEESANCTIYCKDDQIWCKTTKPITEGECLSAMLGPSEQTAQYPVLNLSVKTEPVEAAECSEQVATYPASLHPDIQLLPQQAGMAAILATAVVNKDIFPCKSCGIWYRSERNLQAHLMYYCASRQKSTSTPKEDKLKEALMYYCASRQKSTSTLKEDKLKEASLHERICPFPQCNKSCPSASSLEIHVRSHSGERPFLCLICLSAFTTKANCERHLKVHVDTANGVCHGCGFVSTTRDTLYNHLVTNHMVCQPGSKSDSHSPGAGVPALPSTAVKVPSPFLSFKCNQCEYIGDSESSLQQHNSLHVIQDAFQCIQCNEKLKNSDDLVKHMEIHQGSELQHNMEQSRSTDDKGSPLNRDNPEELHVTVKVKEEPLNLKSDIDRTVEGQTDPTHDRSSSVWSPKSNLIVTVKSEHSSPTPASSPVQSGTGSVMSDGTVLIPYMFSHEASSFPQASEILAKMSELVHSRLKQGVNNYPILYAGAPIQKGATCYECDINFNNINNYLVHKRLYCSSRHQQIDNAAIDEVGKDSTSINRTEQASHCPTSVMENQHTPSSSQSDSEKDLRVPLTENKAREIKTEENIMKDTSSEGESVSRVSEGSRSPSNSVEDLDLDPSKTVCEACNIRFTRHETYVVHKRLYCASRHDPPIRRPNGGKVAVLQQTVRTRKRRKLYEIHGSGRQPLPPPSPSEAPVHSPSASILKNAGTSNNIETLKIKQETLLISSRPTDSVPLSTGYMLTTQSSATSSPGSSSDIDGPIDLSKKPRLQEEPLIPAAPLLPALRFSTDYHECTSCKISFNSVENYLTHKKYYCSATTFQHNKVDHLARVKMQSPGSTKAKKNRVEIPDPQIQTEELKKKETSTKFIPESPSIVHASMTPSNSPGKYHSNPDVLQVGPQFSSHVKTFSAPKRTHSAICPYCPLNGPIEGDLVEHFKNTHDLLLAKQLPPGYTMEGAMEDILAHGKLITNSISESPQNSRVPALSPKAEAQIQKNFPNAKDQREFVSSQSSVESPLQISPKPLIMPTPNVALKISPVPDSPRDLGFKSLSPRNNVDKSVQTAMSLPSPVQNGNHRYCRLCNIKFSSLSTFIAHKKYYCSSHTAEHVK
- the zfpm1 gene encoding zinc finger protein ZFPM1 isoform X5, whose amino-acid sequence is MSRRKQSNPRQIKQREAKGSPFRDIEGPWILFDLRSEAGSVDEMEKGEENLTDDNNMSERETVASNLNESADCDTSSSFYSEDQWLQDGPKTPEELEVKWPTDDHRNSEMWHLPDSLELHHLDGEVQVRPCHSLEKGLSWGPYEGSINSNNKNAQDSEKTPVAASLKLKEERCWLRQLKITVDEESANCTIYCKDDQIWCKTTKPITEGECLSAMLGPSEQTAQYPVLNLSVKTEPVEAAECSEQVATYPASLHPDIQLLPQQAGMAAILATAVVNKDIFPCKSCGIWYRSERNLQAHLMYYCASRQKSTSTPKEDKLKEALMYYCASRQKSTSTLKEDKLKEASLHERICPFPQCNKSCPSASSLEIHVRSHSGVCHGCGFVSTTRDTLYNHLVTNHMVCQPGSKSDSHSPGAGVPALPSTAVKVPSPFLSFKCNQCEYIGDSESSLQQHNSLHVIQDAFQCIQCNEKLKNSDDLVKHMEIHQGSELQHNMEQSRSTDDKGSPLNRDNPEELHVTVKVKEEPLNLKSDIDRTVEGQTDPTHDRSSSVWSPKSNLIVTVKSEHSSPTPASSPVQSGTGSVMSDGTVLIPYMFSHEASSFPQASEILAKMSELVHSRLKQGVNNYPILYAGAPIQKGATCYECDINFNNINNYLVHKRLYCSSRHQQIDNAAIDEVGKDSTSINRTEQASHCPTSVMENQHTPSSSQSDSEKDLRVPLTENKAREIKTEENIMKDTSSEGESVSRVSEGSRSPSNSVEDLDLDPSKTVCEACNIRFTRHETYVVHKRLYCASRHDPPIRRPNGGKVAVLQQTVRTRKRRKLYEIHGSGRQPLPPPSPSEAPVHSPSASILKNAGTSNNIETLKIKQETLLISSRPTDSVPLSTGYMLTTQSSATSSPGSSSDIDGPIDLSKKPRLQEEPLIPAAPLLPALRFSTDYHECTSCKISFNSVENYLTHKKYYCSATTFQHNKVDHLARVKMQSPGSTKAKKNRVEIPDPQIQTEELKKKETSTKFIPESPSIVHASMTPSNSPGKYHSNPDVLQVGPQFSSHVKTFSAPKRTHSAICPYCPLNGPIEGDLVEHFKNTHDLLLAKQLPPGYTMEGAMEDILAHGKLITNSISESPQNSRVPALSPKAEAQIQKNFPNAKDQREFVSSQSSVESPLQISPKPLIMPTPNVALKISPVPDSPRDLGFKSLSPRNNVDKSVQTAMSLPSPVQNGNHRYCRLCNIKFSSLSTFIAHKKYYCSSHTAEHVK
- the zfpm1 gene encoding zinc finger protein ZFPM1 isoform X3, with product MSRRKQSNPRQIKRSVDEMEKGEENLTDDNNMSERETVASNLNESADCDTSSSFYSEDQWLQDGPKTPEELEVKWPTDDHRNSEMWHLPDSLELHHLDGEVQVRPCHSLEKGLSWGPYEGSINSNNKNAQDSEKTPVAASLKLKEERCWLRQLKITVDEESANCTIYCKDDQIWCKTTKPITEGECLSAMLGPSEQTAQYPVLNLSVKTEPVEAAECSEQVATYPASLHPDIQLLPQQAGMAAILATAVVNKDIFPCKSCGIWYRSERNLQAHLMYYCASRQKSTSTPKEDKLKEALMYYCASRQKSTSTLKEDKLKEASLHERICPFPQCNKSCPSASSLEIHVRSHSGERPFLCLICLSAFTTKANCERHLKVHVDTANGVCHGCGFVSTTRDTLYNHLVTNHMVCQPGSKSDSHSPGAGVPALPSTAVKVPSPFLSFKCNQCEYIGDSESSLQQHNSLHVIQDAFQCIQCNEKLKNSDDLVKHMEIHQGSELQHNMEQSRSTDDKGSPLNRDNPEELHVTVKVKEEPLNLKSDIDRTVEGQTDPTHDRSSSVWSPKSNLIVTVKSEHSSPTPASSPVQSGTGSVMSDGTVLIPYMFSHEASSFPQASEILAKMSELVHSRLKQGVNNYPILYAGAPIQKGATCYECDINFNNINNYLVHKRLYCSSRHQQIDNAAIDEVGKDSTSINRTEQASHCPTSVMENQHTPSSSQSDSEKDLRVPLTENKAREIKTEENIMKDTSSEGESVSRVSEGSRSPSNSVEDLDLDPSKTVCEACNIRFTRHETYVVHKRLYCASRHDPPIRRPNGGKVAVLQQTVRTRKRRKLYEIHGSGRQPLPPPSPSEAPVHSPSASILKNAGTSNNIETLKIKQETLLISSRPTDSVPLSTGYMLTTQSSATSSPGSSSDIDGPIDLSKKPRLQEEPLIPAAPLLPALRFSTDYHECTSCKISFNSVENYLTHKKYYCSATTFQHNKVDHLARVKMQSPGSTKAKKNRVEIPDPQIQTEELKKKETSTKFIPESPSIVHASMTPSNSPGKYHSNPDVLQVGPQFSSHVKTFSAPKRTHSAICPYCPLNGPIEGDLVEHFKNTHDLLLAKQLPPGYTMEGAMEDILAHGKLITNSISESPQNSRVPALSPKAEAQIQKNFPNAKDQREFVSSQSSVESPLQISPKPLIMPTPNVALKISPVPDSPRDLGFKSLSPRNNVDKSVQTAMSLPSPVQNGNHRYCRLCNIKFSSLSTFIAHKKYYCSSHTAEHVK
- the zfpm1 gene encoding zinc finger protein ZFPM1 isoform X8, encoding MSRRKQSNPRQIKHQWLQDGPKTPEELEVKWPTDDHRNSEMWHLPDSLELHHLDGEVQVRPCHSLEKGLSWGPYEGSINSNNKNAQDSEKTPVAASLKLKEERCWLRQLKITVDEESANCTIYCKDDQIWCKTTKPITEGECLSAMLGPSEQTAQYPVLNLSVKTEPVEAAECSEQVATYPASLHPDIQLLPQQAGMAAILATAVVNKDIFPCKSCGIWYRSERNLQAHLMYYCASRQKSTSTPKEDKLKEALMYYCASRQKSTSTLKEDKLKEASLHERICPFPQCNKSCPSASSLEIHVRSHSGERPFLCLICLSAFTTKANCERHLKVHVDTANGVCHGCGFVSTTRDTLYNHLVTNHMVCQPGSKSDSHSPGAGVPALPSTAVKVPSPFLSFKCNQCEYIGDSESSLQQHNSLHVIQDAFQCIQCNEKLKNSDDLVKHMEIHQGSELQHNMEQSRSTDDKGSPLNRDNPEELHVTVKVKEEPLNLKSDIDRTVEGQTDPTHDRSSSVWSPKSNLIVTVKSEHSSPTPASSPVQSGTGSVMSDGTVLIPYMFSHEASSFPQASEILAKMSELVHSRLKQGVNNYPILYAGAPIQKGATCYECDINFNNINNYLVHKRLYCSSRHQQIDNAAIDEVGKDSTSINRTEQASHCPTSVMENQHTPSSSQSDSEKDLRVPLTENKAREIKTEENIMKDTSSEGESVSRVSEGSRSPSNSVEDLDLDPSKTVCEACNIRFTRHETYVVHKRLYCASRHDPPIRRPNGGKVAVLQQTVRTRKRRKLYEIHGSGRQPLPPPSPSEAPVHSPSASILKNAGTSNNIETLKIKQETLLISSRPTDSVPLSTGYMLTTQSSATSSPGSSSDIDGPIDLSKKPRLQEEPLIPAAPLLPALRFSTDYHECTSCKISFNSVENYLTHKKYYCSATTFQHNKVDHLARVKMQSPGSTKAKKNRVEIPDPQIQTEELKKKETSTKFIPESPSIVHASMTPSNSPGKYHSNPDVLQVGPQFSSHVKTFSAPKRTHSAICPYCPLNGPIEGDLVEHFKNTHDLLLAKQLPPGYTMEGAMEDILAHGKLITNSISESPQNSRVPALSPKAEAQIQKNFPNAKDQREFVSSQSSVESPLQISPKPLIMPTPNVALKISPVPDSPRDLGFKSLSPRNNVDKSVQTAMSLPSPVQNGNHRYCRLCNIKFSSLSTFIAHKKYYCSSHTAEHVK
- the zfpm1 gene encoding zinc finger protein ZFPM1 isoform X9 produces the protein MTTEILKCGTCQENRALVEINAAAERVQTPDRQPQDSLELHHLDGEVQVRPCHSLEKGLSWGPYEGSINSNNKNAQDSEKTPVAASLKLKEERCWLRQLKITVDEESANCTIYCKDDQIWCKTTKPITEGECLSAMLGPSEQTAQYPVLNLSVKTEPVEAAECSEQVATYPASLHPDIQLLPQQAGMAAILATAVVNKDIFPCKSCGIWYRSERNLQAHLMYYCASRQKSTSTPKEDKLKEALMYYCASRQKSTSTLKEDKLKEASLHERICPFPQCNKSCPSASSLEIHVRSHSGERPFLCLICLSAFTTKANCERHLKVHVDTANGVCHGCGFVSTTRDTLYNHLVTNHMVCQPGSKSDSHSPGAGVPALPSTAVKVPSPFLSFKCNQCEYIGDSESSLQQHNSLHVIQDAFQCIQCNEKLKNSDDLVKHMEIHQGSELQHNMEQSRSTDDKGSPLNRDNPEELHVTVKVKEEPLNLKSDIDRTVEGQTDPTHDRSSSVWSPKSNLIVTVKSEHSSPTPASSPVQSGTGSVMSDGTVLIPYMFSHEASSFPQASEILAKMSELVHSRLKQGVNNYPILYAGAPIQKGATCYECDINFNNINNYLVHKRLYCSSRHQQIDNAAIDEVGKDSTSINRTEQASHCPTSVMENQHTPSSSQSDSEKDLRVPLTENKAREIKTEENIMKDTSSEGESVSRVSEGSRSPSNSVEDLDLDPSKTVCEACNIRFTRHETYVVHKRLYCASRHDPPIRRPNGGKVAVLQQTVRTRKRRKLYEIHGSGRQPLPPPSPSEAPVHSPSASILKNAGTSNNIETLKIKQETLLISSRPTDSVPLSTGYMLTTQSSATSSPGSSSDIDGPIDLSKKPRLQEEPLIPAAPLLPALRFSTDYHECTSCKISFNSVENYLTHKKYYCSATTFQHNKVDHLARVKMQSPGSTKAKKNRVEIPDPQIQTEELKKKETSTKFIPESPSIVHASMTPSNSPGKYHSNPDVLQVGPQFSSHVKTFSAPKRTHSAICPYCPLNGPIEGDLVEHFKNTHDLLLAKQLPPGYTMEGAMEDILAHGKLITNSISESPQNSRVPALSPKAEAQIQKNFPNAKDQREFVSSQSSVESPLQISPKPLIMPTPNVALKISPVPDSPRDLGFKSLSPRNNVDKSVQTAMSLPSPVQNGNHRYCRLCNIKFSSLSTFIAHKKYYCSSHTAEHVK
- the zfpm1 gene encoding zinc finger protein ZFPM1 isoform X4, which produces MRSQPTSSVDEMEKGEENLTDDNNMSERETVASNLNESADCDTSSSFYSEDQWLQDGPKTPEELEVKWPTDDHRNSEMWHLPDSLELHHLDGEVQVRPCHSLEKGLSWGPYEGSINSNNKNAQDSEKTPVAASLKLKEERCWLRQLKITVDEESANCTIYCKDDQIWCKTTKPITEGECLSAMLGPSEQTAQYPVLNLSVKTEPVEAAECSEQVATYPASLHPDIQLLPQQAGMAAILATAVVNKDIFPCKSCGIWYRSERNLQAHLMYYCASRQKSTSTPKEDKLKEALMYYCASRQKSTSTLKEDKLKEASLHERICPFPQCNKSCPSASSLEIHVRSHSGERPFLCLICLSAFTTKANCERHLKVHVDTANGVCHGCGFVSTTRDTLYNHLVTNHMVCQPGSKSDSHSPGAGVPALPSTAVKVPSPFLSFKCNQCEYIGDSESSLQQHNSLHVIQDAFQCIQCNEKLKNSDDLVKHMEIHQGSELQHNMEQSRSTDDKGSPLNRDNPEELHVTVKVKEEPLNLKSDIDRTVEGQTDPTHDRSSSVWSPKSNLIVTVKSEHSSPTPASSPVQSGTGSVMSDGTVLIPYMFSHEASSFPQASEILAKMSELVHSRLKQGVNNYPILYAGAPIQKGATCYECDINFNNINNYLVHKRLYCSSRHQQIDNAAIDEVGKDSTSINRTEQASHCPTSVMENQHTPSSSQSDSEKDLRVPLTENKAREIKTEENIMKDTSSEGESVSRVSEGSRSPSNSVEDLDLDPSKTVCEACNIRFTRHETYVVHKRLYCASRHDPPIRRPNGGKVAVLQQTVRTRKRRKLYEIHGSGRQPLPPPSPSEAPVHSPSASILKNAGTSNNIETLKIKQETLLISSRPTDSVPLSTGYMLTTQSSATSSPGSSSDIDGPIDLSKKPRLQEEPLIPAAPLLPALRFSTDYHECTSCKISFNSVENYLTHKKYYCSATTFQHNKVDHLARVKMQSPGSTKAKKNRVEIPDPQIQTEELKKKETSTKFIPESPSIVHASMTPSNSPGKYHSNPDVLQVGPQFSSHVKTFSAPKRTHSAICPYCPLNGPIEGDLVEHFKNTHDLLLAKQLPPGYTMEGAMEDILAHGKLITNSISESPQNSRVPALSPKAEAQIQKNFPNAKDQREFVSSQSSVESPLQISPKPLIMPTPNVALKISPVPDSPRDLGFKSLSPRNNVDKSVQTAMSLPSPVQNGNHRYCRLCNIKFSSLSTFIAHKKYYCSSHTAEHVK